The genomic DNA CAGAGGCAGAAGCCGATATTCCGTTTCAGATGGTTGTCGCATCCTTCCACGGTTTGCCGGAAGAATATGTGCGCAAGGGTGATTCCTATCGGGCAGAATGTGAAAGAACTGTTGTGGCTTTACGCAAAGCTTTAGGACGGGATGAAACAACCCTGCCCATGACTTTCCAATCCCGATTTGGGCCAACCAAATGGTTGGAGCCTTATACGGCACCATTTATCGCCGGTTTGCCTGAAAAAGGCATTACCAGCATTGCGGTTGTAACGCCCTGCTTTATGGCGGATTGTTTGGAAACATTGGATGAAATCGGCAATGAAGTGAGCGAAGAATTCATACAGGCAGGCGGGCAGGAATTTACGCAGGTGCCATGCCTGAACGATACGCCTGCCAGCATTGATCTGCTGGAAGCTTTAGCGCATCAGGAACTTGCTGGCTGGCTATAAGGATTTTGCCAGCCGGCTAGGGGCATGCCTGTGTGGGATTCTACCCGGCTAAGGTTTTAGGTGCTTTTACACGTGGCGCTGGTGTTTTGTCTGGAAACAGGCAGGGGTTTTTAGCATTGCAGCGCCAGCACTCAGGTTTTCTGGCTTTACAAACATATCTTCCCTGCAGAATCATCCAGTGGTGGGAAGGCTGGATCATTTCCAGAGGAATGCGGGCTTCCAAAGCTTTTTCAACAGCTTCCACTGTTTTGCCTCGTCCCAGCCCAGATCTGTTAGCTAAACGGAAAACATGCGTATCTACCGGCACGGTAGGCTTATGGAACGCAACATTTAGCACCACGTTTGCTGTTTTCCGGCCTACACCAGCCAGTTTTTCCAACTCATCCCGCGTGCCCGGCACTTCGCCCTGATGGTCTTCTACAAGTTGGCGGGAAAGTTCGACAACATTTTTGGCCTTATTACGCCACAGCCCAATGGTGCGAATAAGTTTGCCCACTTCTTCTTCCCCCAGTTTCACCATGTCTGCAGGAGTAGGGGCGGCCTCGAACAAAGCAGGTGTTACACGGTTGACGGAGGCATCTGTCGCTTGGGCTGAAAGCACAACGGCTACAAGTAGCGTAAAAGGTGTTGTGTAAAGCAGTTCCGTTTGAGCATCTGGCCATGCTTGGGAAAGGTCTGTCAGAAAACTGTATATTTCCTGTGGGGTCATATCCCGTGGTGCAATGGCAGTAGGTCCGCTACTTTGTGTTGCTGAGGCCGGTTTTTGGGCTGTCGTGCGTTTTTTTGCACGCGGCTTATCAGCCAGTTTATCTGAGTTTACGGGGACTGCAGTGGTGAGTTTTTTGGCCATATATACAGTGTAACGCGTCTGGCCGTCTGGCGTCCATGCTGATGCGTATTCCGTGTTTGCAGGGCTTTATGTCTCGGGATACACAACGGACCGGTTCTGTTTTTCAGGTTTTTATCATGTCGCAAACTTCAGAAAGTCATGTCGAATCCGAGCGTAAGGCATCGCTTTTTATAGATGTGCTGAAGTTTGTGGGGCGGCGCTGGATGGCGTTTCCAGTGCCCTTAACCATAACAGTCGGAAGCATTCTTGCTGCTACGGTGGCCGATGTGCTTATGCCTTTGGCCGCAGGACGTTTGGTAACAGATGTTTCTGCTCCGGCGGTGCAGGCAGGCAAAGTGCATGATGCACTCTGGATGCTGGGTGCCATGGCTGCATGCGGGTTCGGGAATGTGCTGTTAAAGCGGTACGCTTATTTGGGCATTACGCATCTGACCACTCAGGTTATGCAGAAAATAGGTTCTGAAGCTTTTGCACATGTACAAAAGCTTTCTGCGGAATGGCATGCCAATACGTTTGCAGGTTCCACTGTCCGGCGTTTAACACGCGGTATGGGGGCTGTGGATATGCTGGATGATACGTTGCTCCTGATGTTGATACCCGAAGCATGTTTGCTGGTGCTGACAACTTTGGTGCTAGGGTGGCACTGGCCCTTTATGGGGGCCATTCTGGGTGTGCTTTCCATTTTGTTTGTTGTGCTTTCTTGCACGTTAACTCTGCGTTACGTGGCACCATCTGCACGGGCGGCCAATGCGTGGGATAGCCGCATGGGGGCTGCCTTGGCAGACGCCATAACCTGCAATACGGTTGTAAAAGCTTTTGGTGCAGAAAAGCGTGAAGAAAGCCGGCTACAGGCACTTATTTCCCAATGGCGAAAAGCCACTATTTATACATGGACCAAAGGCACAGACAGCGCCAACATTCAGGCAGCCGTTGTTATGTGTATGCGTCTTGTTTTGGCAGGCGCAGCGGTTTGGTTATGGTGGAAGGGGCGTGCAGGCCCGGGTGATGTGGCCTACGTGTTGACCATGACTTTTTTGGTGCAGGGATACCTGCGCGATATTGGGCAGCAGGTTTCTGTGGTGCAGAGATCTGTTAATGAAATGGAAGAATTACTGGCGTTGTGGCGTACGCCTGCGGCGGTAGCAGACCCTGCCAACCCAGTGCCCTTGCAAGTGAATGCAGGGGAAATCCGCTTTGAACATATCTTATTCAAATATCCGGGGCAGGAGAGGGCTCTTTTTACTGATCTCTCCATTACGATTGCTGCCGGTAGTCGGGTAGGCTTGGTGGGGCCTTCTGGTTCAGGAAAATCAAGTTTCATCAAACTGCTACAGCGCTTTTATGTGCCACAGTCAGGCAGAATTTTGATTGATGGCATAGATATTGCACGCGTGCGTCAGTCTGATTTGCGAGAAAAAATTGCTTTAGTGCCGCAGGAAGCCGTGTTGTTTCATCGAAGTCTGGCAGAAAATATTGCTTATGGCAGGCCAGGTGCTACGCCAGAGCAAATTGCGCAGGCTGCTCAATTAGCGAATGCCTCTGGTTTTATTGATAGGCTTCCCGAAGGGTACCAAACGCTGGTGGGCGAGCGTGGTGTAAAGCTTTCAGGAGGGGAGCGTCAGCGCATTGCCATTGCTCGTGCCTTTTTGGCGGATGCCCCCATATTGGTGTTGGATGAAGCCACTGCCAGTCTGGATTCCGAATCCGAAGCGCTGGTGCAAGAAGCAATGGAACGCCTGATGACAGGCCGCACGGTTTTGGTAGTGGCACACCGCCTTGCCACTGTTGTCGGGTTGGATCGGATTCTGGTTTTTGAGCACGGCCAGATTGTAGAAGATGGTGCTCATACAACACTGATACAGCAACAAAACGGGCTGTACCGCCGGTTGTATGATTTGCAGTCCCTTTAACGCGCACTAGCGCGGAAAAATCTGTAAATAAGGAGCTTGGAGAAATTTCTATCTCTGGCGGAGGGGAAGGGATTCGAACCCTCGATACGACTTGACATCGTATAACGGTTTAGCAAACCGCCGCCTTCAGCCACTCGGCCACCCCTCCGCCGAAGAGTGCGAACATACACGACGTTTGCATCGCTGCTTTTAGGGGGTTCAACGCGTTCCGTCAAACCCCCTGAAAACTTATTTTTTCAAATTGTAGATTTTAGCCGTCTAGCTGAGCCTTCAGGGCCGAATTTACCAGAGCAGGGTTTGCCTTGCCTTTGGTTTCCTTCATGACCTGACCCACAAAGAATCCGAACAATTTGTCTTTGCCGCCACGGTATTCTGCCACTTTATCCGCATGTTTTTCCAAAATAGCGGCAATGGCAGCATCAATCACACCTGTGTCGGTAACCTGCCGGAGGCCTTTGCGTTCCACAATGGCATCCGGGCTATCGCCGGTTTCCACCATGTCTTCAAACACTTCCTTGGCGATCT from Acetobacter ascendens includes the following:
- the nth gene encoding endonuclease III, translated to MAKKLTTAVPVNSDKLADKPRAKKRTTAQKPASATQSSGPTAIAPRDMTPQEIYSFLTDLSQAWPDAQTELLYTTPFTLLVAVVLSAQATDASVNRVTPALFEAAPTPADMVKLGEEEVGKLIRTIGLWRNKAKNVVELSRQLVEDHQGEVPGTRDELEKLAGVGRKTANVVLNVAFHKPTVPVDTHVFRLANRSGLGRGKTVEAVEKALEARIPLEMIQPSHHWMILQGRYVCKARKPECWRCNAKNPCLFPDKTPAPRVKAPKTLAG
- a CDS encoding ABC transporter ATP-binding protein, with protein sequence MSQTSESHVESERKASLFIDVLKFVGRRWMAFPVPLTITVGSILAATVADVLMPLAAGRLVTDVSAPAVQAGKVHDALWMLGAMAACGFGNVLLKRYAYLGITHLTTQVMQKIGSEAFAHVQKLSAEWHANTFAGSTVRRLTRGMGAVDMLDDTLLLMLIPEACLLVLTTLVLGWHWPFMGAILGVLSILFVVLSCTLTLRYVAPSARAANAWDSRMGAALADAITCNTVVKAFGAEKREESRLQALISQWRKATIYTWTKGTDSANIQAAVVMCMRLVLAGAAVWLWWKGRAGPGDVAYVLTMTFLVQGYLRDIGQQVSVVQRSVNEMEELLALWRTPAAVADPANPVPLQVNAGEIRFEHILFKYPGQERALFTDLSITIAAGSRVGLVGPSGSGKSSFIKLLQRFYVPQSGRILIDGIDIARVRQSDLREKIALVPQEAVLFHRSLAENIAYGRPGATPEQIAQAAQLANASGFIDRLPEGYQTLVGERGVKLSGGERQRIAIARAFLADAPILVLDEATASLDSESEALVQEAMERLMTGRTVLVVAHRLATVVGLDRILVFEHGQIVEDGAHTTLIQQQNGLYRRLYDLQSL